In the Bacteroidales bacterium genome, one interval contains:
- a CDS encoding MBL fold metallo-hydrolase, which yields MNENRNFTLQFLGAAETVTGSKYLLTLGDEQLMIDCGLFQGLKQLRVLNWQKLPLDASNVKNILLTHGHLDHVGYLPRFIKQGFSGRIWCTEPTADLVEIILKDSGKIQEEDAEQANYHGYTRHSPALPLYSLADVERTLPLLHPVADNAWMEISPEIKFRFRKNAHIPGATFIEMDAAGIRIVFSGDLGRPGDAMLLPPEQPEKADYLIVESTYGDRLHPTNLAEDQLLQIIQKSIYNHGPLLVPSFTVDRAQDFMYLIWKLKNENRIPDIPVYLDSPMGLDVSKLFLKYPEWQRLDPQVFKEVFENTHMVSSIEETRNLSRNKHPRIIIAGSGMMNGGRILQYLEEHLDNPNATIVIPGFQAAGTRGRSLAEGEPEIKMRGRYINVRANIEQMHNMSSHADQSEILQWMSKIKNKPKQVYITHGEPHSANALRVKIKDTYGWSCQVPRLFEEVTLS from the coding sequence ATGAACGAAAACAGAAATTTTACGCTTCAATTTCTGGGAGCTGCCGAAACAGTTACCGGTTCCAAATATCTGCTCACCCTCGGCGACGAGCAGCTGATGATCGACTGCGGATTGTTTCAGGGGCTTAAACAGTTGCGTGTGCTCAACTGGCAGAAATTGCCGCTCGATGCTTCCAACGTCAAAAATATCCTGCTCACCCACGGGCACCTCGACCATGTGGGTTATTTGCCGCGGTTTATCAAGCAGGGTTTCAGCGGGCGAATCTGGTGCACAGAACCTACGGCCGATCTGGTGGAGATCATCCTGAAAGACAGCGGGAAGATACAGGAAGAAGATGCCGAACAGGCCAACTACCATGGCTACACGCGCCACAGCCCGGCTTTGCCACTTTATAGCCTGGCCGATGTGGAACGTACGCTGCCGCTGTTGCATCCCGTTGCCGACAATGCCTGGATGGAGATTTCACCGGAAATAAAATTTCGCTTTCGCAAAAATGCACACATACCAGGCGCTACCTTTATAGAGATGGACGCCGCCGGCATCCGCATCGTTTTTTCGGGCGATCTGGGGCGCCCCGGCGATGCTATGTTGCTGCCTCCCGAGCAGCCGGAAAAAGCCGACTATCTCATCGTCGAGTCAACCTACGGCGATCGGCTACACCCGACAAATTTAGCCGAAGACCAGCTTTTGCAGATCATCCAGAAAAGCATCTACAACCACGGCCCGCTGCTGGTGCCCAGCTTCACCGTGGATCGCGCACAGGATTTTATGTATCTGATCTGGAAACTGAAAAACGAAAATCGCATCCCCGACATCCCTGTTTATCTCGACAGCCCAATGGGACTTGACGTTAGCAAGCTCTTCCTGAAATATCCCGAATGGCAACGTCTTGATCCGCAAGTCTTCAAGGAGGTTTTTGAAAATACACACATGGTTAGCTCAATAGAAGAAACGAGGAATCTCTCGCGCAACAAGCATCCACGTATCATCATCGCCGGCAGCGGCATGATGAATGGCGGACGAATATTGCAATACCTCGAAGAACATCTCGACAACCCGAACGCCACCATAGTCATTCCCGGTTTTCAGGCTGCCGGTACGCGTGGCCGAAGCCTGGCCGAGGGGGAACCAGAGATAAAAATGCGTGGCCGATATATTAATGTGCGCGCCAACATCGAACAAATGCACAATATGTCGTCGCACGCCGATCAGAGTGAAATTTTGCAGTGGATGTCGAAGATAAAGAACAAACCCAAACAGGTTTATATCACCCACGGCGAACCCCACAGCGCCAATGCGCTGCGCGTCAAAATCAAAGATACCTACGGCTGGTCTTGCCAGGTACCACGACTTTTTGAGGAGGTAACGCTTAGCTAA